The Streptomyces achromogenes DNA segment GTACGCCCTTGGAACGGATGTCGGCCGCCTCGCCGTCCACGTCCGCCGTGCCGAAAGCGATGTGGTGGACGCCCTCGCCGTTCTTGTCGAGCCACTTGGCGACGGTGGAGTCGGGGCGGGTCGGCTCCAGAAGCTGCAGGTAGGAGGCGCCGCCGTCGGAGGTGTCGTTGATCTTGAGCATGGCCTCGCGCACGCCCTGCTCCTCGTTGACCTCGGAGTGGAACACCTCGAAGCCGTATGTGGAACGGTAGAACTCGACGGTCGCGTCGAGGTCGTGGCAGGCGATCCCGATGTGGTCGATTCGCGTCAGCATGCTGCTAGTGCAGCGCGGCGGAGGTGGTTACGCAACGTGCGCGCGATCACACTGACGGCCCGATGACGGCACGGAGTGCCACTCAGTACATTCGAAGTAAACCCTCGTTCACTCCTCGGCCTGTGCAGGCCGGTAAGGGGAATCGCAGCTCATGACTGACTCGACTGGTTCCAACGGCACGACCTCGGTGATCGTCGCGGGCGCGCGTACGCCCATGGGACGACTGCTGGGCTCCCTCAAGTCCTTCTCCGGAGCCGATCTCGGCGGCTTCGCGATCAAGGCCGCCCTCGACCGCGCGGGCATCGGCGGCGACCAGGTGCAGTACGTGATCATGGGCCAGGTGCTGCAGGCCGGCGCGGGCCAGATCCCGGCCCGTCAGGCCGCCGTCAAGGCCGGCATCCCGATGAACGTGCCGGCGCTCACGATCAACAAGGTGTGTCTCTCGGGCCTGGACGCGATCGCCCTCGCGGACCAGCTGATCCGCGCGGGTGAGTTCGACGTCGTCGTGGCCGGCGGTCAGGAGTCCATGACGAACGCCCCGCACCTGCTGCCGAAGTCCCGCGAGGGCTTCAAGTACGGCGCGATCGAGATGCTCGACGCGATGGCGCACGACGGTCTGACCGACGCCTTCGAGAACATCGCCATGGGCGAGTCCACCGAGAAGCACAACACCCGCCTCGGCCTCGCCCGTCCGGAGCAGGACGAGATCGCCGCCCTGTCCCACCAGCGTGCGGCCGCCGCCCAGAAGAACGGCGTCTTCGAGGCGGAGATCACCCCGGTCGAGATCCCGCAGCGCAAGGGCGAGCCGGTCGTCTTCAGCAAGGACGAGGGCATCCGCGCCGACACGACCGCGGAGTCCCTCGGCAAGCTCCGCCCGGCGTTCGCCAAGGACGGCACGATCACCGCGGGCTCGTCCTCGCAGATCTCCGACGGCGCGGCGGCCGTCGTCGTGATGAGCAAGGCCAAGGCGCAGGAGCTCGGCCTGGAGTGGATCGCCGAGATCGGCGCCCACGGCAACGTGGCCGGGCCGGACAACTCGCTGCAGTCCCAGCCCTCCAACGCCATCGCGCACGCCCTGAAGAAGGAGGGCCTGGAGGTCGCCGACCTGGACCTGATCGAGATCAACGAGGCCTTCGCCGCCGTCGCGGTCCAGTCAATGAAGGACCTCGGCGTGTCCACGGAAAAGGTGAACGTCAACGGTGGTGCCATCGCCCTCGGACACCCGATCGGCATGTCCGGCGCCCGGCTGGTGCTGCACCTGGCCCTGGAGCTCAAGCGGCGCGGCGGCGGCGTCGGCGCGGCGGCGCTGTGCGGCGGCGGCGGGCAGGGCGACGCGCTGATCGTGCGGGTGCCCAAGGCCTGAGTCGCGTCGCGCGACGTCACCCGCTGAACGCAACTGAACGGATCTGAACGGAGCTGTGATGCAGGACGTCTCCTCGCTGGTCGCCCAGGCCAGGGAAGGCCGCCCCCGGGCCGTGGCCCGGCTGATCTCCCTCGTGGAGGGGGCGTCCCCGCAGCTCAGGGAGGTCATGGCGGCCCTGGCGCCGCTCACCGGCAATGCCTACGTGGTCGGGCTGACGGGGTCGCCGGGCGTGGGCAAGTCCACCTCGACCTCCGCGCTGGTCACCGCCTACCGCAGGCAGGGCAGGCGGGTCGGCGTGCTCGCCGTCGACCCGTCCTCCCCGTTCTCCGGGGGCGCGCTCCTCGGCGACCGGGTCCGGATGTCCGACCACGCCTCCGACCCCGGCGTCTACATCCGCTCCATGGCCACCCGCGGCCACCTCGGCGGCCTCGCCTGGTCGGCCCCGCAGGCGATCCGCGTGCTGGACGCCGCCGGCTGCGACGTGATCCTGGTCGAGACGGTCGGCGTCGGCCAGTCGGAGGTCGAGATCGCCTCCCAGGCGGACACCAGCGTGGTCCTGCTGGCCCCGGGAATGGGCGACGGCATCCAGGCGGCCAAGGCGGGCATCCTGGAGATCGGCGACGTCTACGTCGTCAACAAGGCCGACCGGGACGGCGCCGACGCCACCGCCCGCGAACTGAACCACATGCTCGGCCTCGGCGAGGCCCGCGGCCCCGGGGACTGGCGGCCCCCGATCGTGAAGACCGTGGCTGCGCGCTCCGAAGGCATCGACGAGGTCGTCGAGGCGCTGGAGAAGCACCGGGCGTGGATGGAGGAGCACGGCGTCCTCGCCGAGCGCCGCCGCGCCCGCGCCGCCCGCGAGGTCGAGACGATCGCCGTCACGGCCCTGCGCGAACGCATCGGCGACCTGCACGGCGACCGCCGCCTGAGCAGCCTGGCGGACCGCATCGTCACCGGCGAACTCGACCCCTACCGCGCGGCCGACGAACTGGTGGCGGGGCTCACGGAGGGGTGAGCGGGGCCGGCGGCACGGCGGTGGAAAACGGCGTGCGGGGCGTGCGCGGGCGCTGGTACGTTCGTTTCGTGTTTCTCCTCTTGGCATAGGGACCGCCCAGGTCCGTGATCGGTGAGCGGCAGCAGGCCGGACCGGTCGCGGCGATCCGGCGTCCCCCTTCCCGCCCTGCCTCGAGTCGAGGAACCTCCTCATGTCCGCTTCACCGTCCGTGCGGCCTTCGTATGCCGTCGTCCTGCGGCTCCCGCACGCCCGCCGCACCTTCGCCGCCGCCCTGACCGGCCGGTTGTCCTACGCGGTCGTCCCGCTGTCCGTGATGCTCGCCGTGACCCGGTCCTCGGGCTCGTACGCGGTGGCCGGCGCCGTGATGGCGCTGTTCGGAGCCACCGCCGTCTTCCTGTCGCCCGCGCGGGCGGCCCTCGTCGACCGCCACGGGCCACGCCGGGCGCTGGTGCCGATGACGGCCGGGCACACCGTGCTGCTCGGGCTGCTGGCCGCGGCGCTCTCCCGGCCGGGCGCCGCCCCCGCACCGGCGCTCGGCGCCCTCGCCGCGGCCGCCGGGGCCTGTGTGCCGCCGCTGGGGCCGGCCATGCGGGCCGTCTGGACGCGGCTCGCCCCCGACCGGGCCCTGCTCCAGCGCGCCTACAGCCTCGACGGCGTCGCCGAGGAACTGCTGTTCGTGACCGGGCCGCTGCTGGTCGGCGTCCTCGTCGGCTTCGCACCTCCGGCCGCCGGGATCGTGGCCGGCGCGGCCCTGATGGCCGGCGGCACGGCCGGGTTCCTGTCGTCCCCCGCGCTGCGGACGGCGCCCGCGGGCACCGGCGCCGAGCGGCGGGGCGGCGGCGGGCTGCGCGGGCTCGGACGGCCCGTGGCCGCGATCGCCGGCGTCGGCCTGGCGCTGGGCGTGGTCGACCTGCTGGTCGTGGCGTTCGCGGAACGGCACGGACACGGCACCGGTGGGGCGGGCGTGGCCTGGGTGCTGGCGGCGTTGTCGGCCGGCAGCGCCGTCGGCGGGCTGCTCAACGGCGCCGTCTCCTGGCGGACGCCGGCCCCGGCCCGGCTGCCGGTGCTCACGGCGGGCCTCGGTCTGACCCTGTGCGGCGCGGCCCTGGCACCGGGCCTCGGCACCCTGGCCGCGGCCGTCGCGGTCGCCGGGTTCTTCGTGTCGCCGGCGCTCACCACGGCCTACCTCATCGCCGACGAGGTCGCCGGCCCGCAGGCCCGGGTGCGCGCGGGGGCGTGGATCAACACCGCCGTCAACGCGGGCTGCACAGCCGGCACGGCGGTCGCCGGGGCGCTGGCCGTGCGGCTGCCGGTGGGGGCGTGCTTCGCGCTGACCGGGGCGGCGGTGCTCGCGACGTCGGCACTCGTCGCGGGCGCGTCGCGGCGGGACAGGCCGAGGCAGGGCCCGCCGAGGAAAGGCCGGCCGAGGAAAGACAAGCCGGGGCAGGGCACGGGGCGGAAGGACACGCCCGGGAAGGGCACGCCGGAGAGGGACACGAGCGAACTCGTGCCCCTCGTCTCAGACCGCCCGTGACACCGGCGGGCGGGATCGGTCCCGGGCGGGTCAGTCGTCGAGGTCCTGCGTGACCTTGCCGGTACGCGCGTCCACCAGCCACTCGCCGCCCCCGGCGGTGTCCACGCTCCAGACGCCGGCGCCCGCGTCGTCGTCCAGGTCGACGTCGCTCACCGTGCCCTTCGCGGCGACGGCCCGGACGGCCTCCCGGGCGTCCACCGTCGTGCCCTTCAGTGCGGCGAGGTCCGCACGGCCGTCGTCGTCACCGTCGTCGTCCGTGTCACGGTGGGCCCCGAGCACCTTGCCGGTGTCCGGGGAGACGGTGACGGCGTACTCGGCGCCGTCCGCCTTCACGACGTCCACCTGCCAGGTCCCGGCGCCCTGGCCGTCGTCCTCGCGGTCGGCGGATACCGCGGTGCCGGGGGTGTGGGCCAGCGCGGCCGCGATCGCCTCCGTGACGCCGGCCTTCGCGCCGGTCTTCGAGGCGGTGGTCGCCTTGTCCGCGTCGCCGGCCCGTGCCGCCGTCCGCGCCTCGGCGGCCGGGGCCTGCGCCGCGCCGGTGGACGAGGCGCCGTCCGCGAAGGCGACCGCGGCACCCCCGCCGAGCAGGACGGACGCGGCGGCGACGGCGGTGACGAGCTTGCGCTTCATGGGGGTTCCTCCGGTTTCGGGGTCGTTCGCTTTCGACGAGGACCACGCTGCCCGACCGGAGCTGAAGCCCCGCTGAAGACACCTGAAGGGCGCTTCAGCTTCGGTTTGGCATCCTGAGCGCATGCGCCCGCCCGTCATCCGCCACCGCCCCGCCCCAGGCGCCGCCGCGCGCCACCCCTTCCGGATCCTGATCGTCGAGGACGAACGCCGGCTGGCGCTGTCGCTGGCCGGGGGCCTCGCCGCCGAGGGCTACGCCGTGGACGTCGTCCACAACGGCCTGGAGGGGCTGCACCAGGCCGGTGAGTCGCCGTACGACCTGCTCCTCCTCGACATCATGCTGCCCGGCATGAACGGCTACCGGGTCTGCTCCGCGCTGCGCGCCGCCGGCCACGACCTGCCGATCCTCATGCTCACCGCCAAGGACGGCGAGTACGACGAGGCGGAGGGCCTGGACACGGGCGCGGACGACTATCTGACCAAGCCGTTCTCGTACGTCGTCCTCGTCGCCCGGGTGAAGGCGCTGCTGCGCCGGCGCGGCCGGGACGGCGGGGCCTCGCCGGTGCTGGAACTGGGCGGGCTGACCGTGGACACCGCCGCCCGGCGGGTCTTCGTCGGCGGGGAGGAGACCGTCCTCACCGCCAAGGAGTTCGCCGTGCTGGAGCACCTCGCGACCCGGGCCGGCGAGGTGGTGTCCAAGGCCGACGTCCTCGAGCACGTCTGGGACTTCGCCTACGACGGCGACCCCAACATCGTCGAGGTGTACGTCAGCGCGCTGCGCCGCAAGCTGGGCGCGGGGCTCATCCGGACCGTGCGCGGCGCCGGGTACCGGCTGGAGCGGCCGGAGACGGCGCGATGAGCCGCAGGTTCGGCTCGGTGCGGGCGCGCGCGACCCTCGGCGCGGTCCTCGTGGTCGCCGTCGCCCTGCTCGCGGCCGGCGCCGCCGTGCTGCTGTCCCTGCGCTCCCAGCTGCTCGACCAGGCCGACGCGCAGGCGGAGCGCGCCGCGCGGGCCGTCGCCGCCCAGCTGTCCGTCGGGACGGCGTACGACCGGCTGTCCTCCCTGGACGACGACGACCGCCCGGTCCGGGTCGTCGACGCGGCAGGCCGGCAGGTCGCCGCGTCCGAGGATCTGGAGCGGATCAGCGGGACGCCGGCCGCGGAGGCCGACGACGACCTCGACCCCGGCGAGATCGAGGAGGAGGCCCGCTTCGACGACGGCTCCGCGACCGTCGACGGCGACACGGCCGGCTACCGGTTCGCCGCCCTGCGGGTCCAGGACCCGGTCGAGGGCCCGCTGACCGTGTACGCCGGCGCCCCGCTGTCCGTCGAACGCGGCGCCGTGCGCACCGCCCTGACGGTCATGCTGATCGGCTTCCCGCTGCTGCTGGCCGTCGTCGCGGCGGTGACCTGGCTGGTCACCCGGAGGGCGCTGCGGCCGGTCGAGGGAATCCGGCGCGAGATGGCGGCGATCACCGCCTCCGCCGACCTGGGCCGCCGGGTGCCCGAGCCGGACACCCACGACGAGGTCGCCCGGCTGGCCAGGACGACCAACGAGACGCTCGCCGCGCTGGAGACCTCGGTGGAGCGGCAGCGCCGGTTCGTCGCCGACGCCTCCCACGAGCTGCGCAGCCCGATCGCCTCGCTGCGCACCCAGCTGGAGGTGGGCGCCGCGCACCCCGGGCTGCTGGACGTGGCGGGCGCGGTCGAGGACACCGTCCGGCTGCAACGGCTGGCCGCCGACCTGCTGCTGCTCGCCCGGCTGGACGCGGGGGAGGAGCCCGCGGGCGGGCGGGTCGACCTGGCGGCGCTGGCGTGCGAGGAGGCCGCCGGGCGGCCGGCGGTGACGGTGGAGGCGGCGGGCGGAGCGGCCGCCGCGGTGGCCGGATCGCGGGGGCAGTTGCGGAGGGTGCTGGCCAACCTGCTCGACAACGCGCAGCGGCACGCCCGGACGGAGGTCGCGGTGAGCGTGCGGCGGTCGGGCGACCGGGTCGTCGTCGAGGTCGCCGACGACGGGGACGGAGTGCCGGAAGCCGACCGGGAGCGGATCTTCGAGCGCTTCGTCCGGCTGGACGACGCGCGCGGCCGTGACGACGGCGGAGCGGGCCTCGGTCTCGCGATCGCCAGGGACGTGGCGGCGCGGCACGGCGGCACGCTCACGGTCGGTGAGACGCCGGCAGGCGGAGCCCGGTTCGAGCTCCGCCTGCCGGCCGTCACCGCGGAGGGGGTGCTCCGGGCGTAGGGGGTGCTACGGCCGCCCCCGGCACCCGCGGAGGTGTTCCGCGACGGGCTTCAGGGCCTTGGAGAGTTCCGCCAGGGCCTCGGGGGACAGGAGGTCGATGAAGTGTCGCCGCACGGAGTCCACATGGTGCGGCGCGACCTTCTGCATGGTCTCCATGCCGTGGTCGGTCAGGACCGCGTACAGACCGCGGCGGTCGGACTCGCAGTTCTCCCGGCGCACCAGATCGGCGTTCTCCATCCGGGTGATCTGGTGCGAGAGCCGGCTCTTGGACTGGAGGGTGGCGGAGGCGAGGTCGCTCA contains these protein-coding regions:
- the meaB gene encoding methylmalonyl Co-A mutase-associated GTPase MeaB, whose translation is MQDVSSLVAQAREGRPRAVARLISLVEGASPQLREVMAALAPLTGNAYVVGLTGSPGVGKSTSTSALVTAYRRQGRRVGVLAVDPSSPFSGGALLGDRVRMSDHASDPGVYIRSMATRGHLGGLAWSAPQAIRVLDAAGCDVILVETVGVGQSEVEIASQADTSVVLLAPGMGDGIQAAKAGILEIGDVYVVNKADRDGADATARELNHMLGLGEARGPGDWRPPIVKTVAARSEGIDEVVEALEKHRAWMEEHGVLAERRRARAAREVETIAVTALRERIGDLHGDRRLSSLADRIVTGELDPYRAADELVAGLTEG
- a CDS encoding acetyl-CoA C-acetyltransferase, with amino-acid sequence MTDSTGSNGTTSVIVAGARTPMGRLLGSLKSFSGADLGGFAIKAALDRAGIGGDQVQYVIMGQVLQAGAGQIPARQAAVKAGIPMNVPALTINKVCLSGLDAIALADQLIRAGEFDVVVAGGQESMTNAPHLLPKSREGFKYGAIEMLDAMAHDGLTDAFENIAMGESTEKHNTRLGLARPEQDEIAALSHQRAAAAQKNGVFEAEITPVEIPQRKGEPVVFSKDEGIRADTTAESLGKLRPAFAKDGTITAGSSSQISDGAAAVVVMSKAKAQELGLEWIAEIGAHGNVAGPDNSLQSQPSNAIAHALKKEGLEVADLDLIEINEAFAAVAVQSMKDLGVSTEKVNVNGGAIALGHPIGMSGARLVLHLALELKRRGGGVGAAALCGGGGQGDALIVRVPKA
- a CDS encoding sensor histidine kinase yields the protein MSRRFGSVRARATLGAVLVVAVALLAAGAAVLLSLRSQLLDQADAQAERAARAVAAQLSVGTAYDRLSSLDDDDRPVRVVDAAGRQVAASEDLERISGTPAAEADDDLDPGEIEEEARFDDGSATVDGDTAGYRFAALRVQDPVEGPLTVYAGAPLSVERGAVRTALTVMLIGFPLLLAVVAAVTWLVTRRALRPVEGIRREMAAITASADLGRRVPEPDTHDEVARLARTTNETLAALETSVERQRRFVADASHELRSPIASLRTQLEVGAAHPGLLDVAGAVEDTVRLQRLAADLLLLARLDAGEEPAGGRVDLAALACEEAAGRPAVTVEAAGGAAAAVAGSRGQLRRVLANLLDNAQRHARTEVAVSVRRSGDRVVVEVADDGDGVPEADRERIFERFVRLDDARGRDDGGAGLGLAIARDVAARHGGTLTVGETPAGGARFELRLPAVTAEGVLRA
- a CDS encoding response regulator transcription factor, coding for MRPPVIRHRPAPGAAARHPFRILIVEDERRLALSLAGGLAAEGYAVDVVHNGLEGLHQAGESPYDLLLLDIMLPGMNGYRVCSALRAAGHDLPILMLTAKDGEYDEAEGLDTGADDYLTKPFSYVVLVARVKALLRRRGRDGGASPVLELGGLTVDTAARRVFVGGEETVLTAKEFAVLEHLATRAGEVVSKADVLEHVWDFAYDGDPNIVEVYVSALRRKLGAGLIRTVRGAGYRLERPETAR
- a CDS encoding MarR family winged helix-turn-helix transcriptional regulator, with protein sequence METETATRWLAQAEQCAWRTHLEVNRLLTYQLEKDLQPFGLTMNDYEILVNLSESEGVRMRMSDLASATLQSKSRLSHQITRMENADLVRRENCESDRRGLYAVLTDHGMETMQKVAPHHVDSVRRHFIDLLSPEALAELSKALKPVAEHLRGCRGRP
- a CDS encoding MFS transporter, with amino-acid sequence MSASPSVRPSYAVVLRLPHARRTFAAALTGRLSYAVVPLSVMLAVTRSSGSYAVAGAVMALFGATAVFLSPARAALVDRHGPRRALVPMTAGHTVLLGLLAAALSRPGAAPAPALGALAAAAGACVPPLGPAMRAVWTRLAPDRALLQRAYSLDGVAEELLFVTGPLLVGVLVGFAPPAAGIVAGAALMAGGTAGFLSSPALRTAPAGTGAERRGGGGLRGLGRPVAAIAGVGLALGVVDLLVVAFAERHGHGTGGAGVAWVLAALSAGSAVGGLLNGAVSWRTPAPARLPVLTAGLGLTLCGAALAPGLGTLAAAVAVAGFFVSPALTTAYLIADEVAGPQARVRAGAWINTAVNAGCTAGTAVAGALAVRLPVGACFALTGAAVLATSALVAGASRRDRPRQGPPRKGRPRKDKPGQGTGRKDTPGKGTPERDTSELVPLVSDRP
- a CDS encoding PepSY domain-containing protein — its product is MKRKLVTAVAAASVLLGGGAAVAFADGASSTGAAQAPAAEARTAARAGDADKATTASKTGAKAGVTEAIAAALAHTPGTAVSADREDDGQGAGTWQVDVVKADGAEYAVTVSPDTGKVLGAHRDTDDDGDDDGRADLAALKGTTVDAREAVRAVAAKGTVSDVDLDDDAGAGVWSVDTAGGGEWLVDARTGKVTQDLDD
- the mce gene encoding methylmalonyl-CoA epimerase, which encodes MLTRIDHIGIACHDLDATVEFYRSTYGFEVFHSEVNEEQGVREAMLKINDTSDGGASYLQLLEPTRPDSTVAKWLDKNGEGVHHIAFGTADVDGEAADIRSKGVRVLYEEPRRGSMGSRITFLHPKDCHGVLTELVTSAPVESPEH